The Glycine soja cultivar W05 chromosome 6, ASM419377v2, whole genome shotgun sequence genome has a window encoding:
- the LOC114416770 gene encoding nucleoid-associated protein At2g24020, chloroplastic-like produces MTTAPSLTGPLSNAVGFSDWKKHAPLSASLCKLSSSSNIVDMKISRCGCRKVGHGQRCFRLYALFGGKKDNNGKSDDVPSKAGILGNMQNLYETVKKAQMVVQVEAVRVQKELAAAEFDGYCEGELVKVTLSGNQQPVRTEITEAAMELGSEKLSLLITEAYKDAHQKSVQAMKERMNDLAQSLGMPPGLSEGLK; encoded by the exons ATGACAACCGCGCCCTCTCTAACTGGTCCCTTGTCAAACGCGGTCGGATTCAGTGACTGGAAAAAACATGCCCCTTTGTCAGCTTCTCTCT GTAAACTAAGCTCCAGTTCAAATATAGTTGACATGAAGATATCTCGATGTGGTTGTCGGAAAGTTGGACATGGCCAAAGATGTTTCCGATTATATGCCCTATTTGGAGGAAAAAAGGACAATAATGGGAAAAGTGATGATGTTCCTTCTAAG GCCGGAATTCTAGGAAACATGCAAAATCTTTATGAGACTGTGAAGAAGGCACAAATGGTTGTCCAAGTTGAAGCTGTGCGTGTGCAGAAAGAACTCGCAGC AGCAGAGTTTGATGGTTATTGTGAGGGTGAGTTAGTTAAG gtAACGCTGTCTGGGAACCAGCAACCTGTAAGGACGGAAATTACTGAGGCAGCTATGGAATTGGGATCTGAA AAACTTTCTCTTTTAATCACTGAGGCATACAAGGATGCACACCAAAAGAGCGTCCAG GCCATGAAGGAAAGGATGAATGATCTTGCACAGAGCTTAGGAATGCCACCGGGGCTTAGTGAAGGATTGAAGTGA